The proteins below come from a single Osmerus mordax isolate fOsmMor3 chromosome 3, fOsmMor3.pri, whole genome shotgun sequence genomic window:
- the LOC136940281 gene encoding LOW QUALITY PROTEIN: UV excision repair protein RAD23 homolog A-like (The sequence of the model RefSeq protein was modified relative to this genomic sequence to represent the inferred CDS: deleted 1 base in 1 codon): protein MQITLKTLQQQTIQIDIDPDQTVKALKEKIETERGKDNFPVSGQKLIYAGKILQDDMPIKDYKIDEKNFVVVMVSKAKSTSAVSSPPSETPKPPVQDSGSSSSTAPAPTPAAIPIPPEEAKEESSSAGTEPPAPASSDPEAEGQGVEASSALVTGAEYETMLTEIMSMGYERERVVAALRASFNNPHRAVEYLLTGIPSSPIQETNPSSPSPASGRTSSDTPAVAEGENPLEFLRTQPQFHNMRQVIQQNPSLLSAVLQQLGRENPPLLQQISQHQERFIQMLNEPEGPEVAGELGAAGEEGAPVNYIQVTPQEKEAIERLKAMGFPEALVIQAYFACEKNENLAANFLLNQGFEDE from the exons ATGCAGATCACGCTAAAAACCCTGCAGCAGCAGACCATCCAAATTGACATAGACCCTGACCAGACG GTGAAAGCCTTGAAGGAAAAGatcgaaacagagagagggaaagataacTTCCCTGTGTCTGGACAGAAGCTCATCTACGCTGGCAAGATCCTGCAGGATGACATGCCTATCAAGGACTACAAAATAGACGAGAAGAACtttgtagttgtcatggtgtCCAAG GCCAAGTCCACCTCTGCGgtctcatcccccccctccgAGACCCCCAAACCCCCGGTCCAGGACTCTGGGTCCTCGTCCTCCACGGCCCCGGCCCCGACCCCCGCAGCCATACCCATCCCTCCAGAGGAGGCCAAAGAGGAGAGCTCCTCAGCGGGCACAGAGCCCCCGGCACCAGCCAG CTCAGACCCTGAAGCAGAAGGCCAGGGAGTGGAAGCCTCTTCTGCTCTGG TGACAGGGGCAGAGTACGAGACCATGCTGACTGAGATCATGTCCATGGGctacgagagggagagggttgtgGCTGCACTCCGCGCCAGCTTCAACAACCCACACAGAGCTGTGGAGTACCTGCTCACt ggtaTTCCCAGCAGTCCGATCCAGGAGACGAATCCCTCG TCCCCGTCTCCAGCCTCGGGGCGCACCTCCTCCGACACGCCTGCTGTCGCTGAGG gagagaacCCCCTCGAGTTCCTGCGTACTCAGCCCCAGTTCCACAACATGAGGCAGGTGATCCAGCAGAATCCTTCCCTGCTGTCGGCTGTCCTACAACAGCTGGGCCGGGAGAACCCTCCTCTTCTACAG CAAATCAGCCAGCACCAGGAGCGCTTCATCCAGATGCTGAACGAGCCCGAGGGGCCCGAGGTGGCGGGGGAGCTGGGGGCCGCTGGGGAGGAAGGGGCCCCCGTCAATTACATCCAGGTCACGCCACAGGAGAAGGAGGCCATCGAGAGG TTAAAAGCGATGGGGTTCCCCGAGGCGCTGGTGATCCAGGCCTACTTCGCCTGCGAGAAGAACGAGAACCTGGCGGCCAACTTCCTCCTCAACCAGGGCTTCGAAGACGAATGA